Proteins found in one Corynebacterium zhongnanshanii genomic segment:
- the groL gene encoding chaperonin GroEL (60 kDa chaperone family; promotes refolding of misfolded polypeptides especially under stressful conditions; forms two stacked rings of heptamers to form a barrel-shaped 14mer; ends can be capped by GroES; misfolded proteins enter the barrel where they are refolded when GroES binds), producing MSKLIAFDQEARESLQKGVDALADAVKVTLGPRGRNVVLAKAFGGPTVTNDGVTIARDIDLDEPFENLGAQLVKSVAIKTNDIAGDGTTTATLLAQALIREGLRTVAAGANPIAVNRGIEEGVDLVLKKLAEAAQPVADTAAVANVATVSSRDEKIGAMVADAFDKVGKDGVVTVEESQSVEDEAIVTEGVSFDKGYLSPYFVTEEETGHAVLEDTLVLLVREKISSLPDFLPVLEQIAQSGKQLLIIAEDVEGEPLQMLVLNAIRKSLKVVAVKSPYFGDRRKAFMDDLAIVTGGIVVDKELGHNLSEVTLDQLGTARRVTISKDDTVIVDGGGSAEDVDARRNQIRNDIERTDSTWDKEKFEERLAKLSGGVAVIRAGGATETEVNERKLRIEDAINAARAATQEGVIAGGGSVLVQIATEVEALASERSGDEAIGLRALAAALRRPAYWIADNAGLDGAVVVSHIAEQPNGSGFNAATLEYGDLLSQGIIDPVKVTHSAVVNASSVARMVLTTETAIVDKPEAPAAPAAGHGHAH from the coding sequence ATGTCCAAACTCATTGCATTTGATCAAGAGGCCCGCGAAAGCCTGCAAAAGGGCGTGGACGCACTCGCCGACGCAGTGAAGGTAACTCTCGGCCCGCGCGGCCGTAACGTCGTGTTGGCCAAGGCCTTCGGTGGCCCAACGGTCACGAACGATGGTGTGACCATCGCTCGTGACATCGACCTGGACGAGCCATTTGAAAACCTCGGCGCACAGCTGGTGAAGTCCGTGGCGATCAAGACCAACGACATCGCCGGTGACGGAACCACCACCGCAACGCTGCTGGCACAGGCCCTCATCCGCGAAGGCCTGCGCACCGTCGCAGCAGGTGCCAACCCCATCGCCGTGAACCGCGGCATCGAAGAAGGTGTGGACCTGGTGCTGAAGAAGCTGGCTGAGGCTGCTCAGCCGGTGGCGGACACCGCCGCGGTCGCCAACGTGGCGACCGTGTCCTCCCGTGACGAGAAGATCGGCGCGATGGTTGCTGACGCCTTCGACAAGGTAGGCAAGGACGGCGTGGTGACCGTGGAAGAGTCTCAGTCCGTGGAGGACGAGGCCATCGTCACTGAAGGTGTGTCCTTCGACAAGGGCTACCTGTCCCCTTACTTCGTGACCGAGGAAGAAACCGGCCACGCTGTCCTGGAGGACACTCTGGTGCTCCTCGTGCGCGAGAAGATTTCTTCCCTGCCAGACTTCCTGCCTGTTCTGGAGCAGATCGCCCAGTCCGGCAAGCAGCTCCTCATCATCGCCGAGGACGTGGAGGGCGAGCCGCTGCAGATGCTGGTGCTCAACGCCATCCGCAAGTCCCTGAAGGTCGTTGCCGTGAAGTCCCCATACTTTGGTGACCGACGCAAGGCGTTCATGGACGACCTGGCCATCGTGACCGGCGGCATTGTGGTGGACAAGGAATTGGGCCACAACCTGTCCGAGGTCACCCTGGACCAGTTGGGAACCGCGCGCCGCGTCACGATCTCTAAGGACGACACCGTCATTGTTGACGGTGGAGGCTCCGCCGAGGACGTGGATGCACGCCGTAACCAGATCCGCAACGACATCGAGCGCACGGACTCCACCTGGGACAAGGAAAAGTTCGAGGAGCGCCTGGCGAAGCTGTCCGGTGGTGTGGCAGTGATCCGCGCCGGTGGCGCGACGGAGACCGAGGTCAACGAGCGCAAGCTGCGTATCGAGGACGCCATCAATGCGGCCCGCGCCGCTACCCAGGAAGGCGTGATCGCCGGTGGCGGATCTGTCCTGGTACAGATCGCCACCGAGGTGGAGGCTTTGGCTTCCGAGCGTTCTGGTGACGAGGCCATTGGTCTGCGCGCACTGGCCGCTGCTCTTCGCCGTCCTGCGTACTGGATTGCGGACAACGCTGGCCTTGACGGTGCTGTGGTTGTGTCCCACATCGCCGAGCAGCCCAACGGTTCCGGCTTTAACGCCGCAACCTTGGAGTATGGAGACCTGCTGAGCCAGGGCATCATCGACCCTGTGAAGGTCACGCATTCTGCGGTGGTGAACGCGTCTTCCGTGGCGCGTATGGTTCTGACCACCGAGACTGCGATTGTGGATAAGCCTGAGGCGCCTGCAGCTCCTGCGGCAGGCCACGGCCACGCCCACTAA
- the groES gene encoding co-chaperone GroES, with the protein MANVNIKPLEDRVLVQIVEAETTTASGLVIPDSAKEKPQEATVIAVGPGRWSDNERVALDVKEGDTVIFSRYGGTELKYNGEEYLLLAQRDILAVIEK; encoded by the coding sequence GTGGCGAACGTCAACATCAAGCCGCTTGAGGACCGCGTCCTCGTTCAGATCGTCGAAGCTGAAACCACCACCGCATCCGGACTGGTCATCCCAGACTCCGCAAAGGAAAAGCCACAAGAAGCAACCGTGATCGCCGTCGGCCCAGGCCGCTGGTCCGATAACGAGCGCGTAGCCCTGGACGTGAAGGAAGGGGACACCGTGATCTTCTCCCGCTACGGTGGCACCGAACTGAAGTACAACGGCGAAGAGTACCTGCTTCTTGCCCAGCGTGACATCCTCGCTGTCATCGAAAAGTAA